One Candidatus Binataceae bacterium DNA window includes the following coding sequences:
- a CDS encoding DUF1722 domain-containing protein — MVPVIVPVTLIGHYVRRFAIAYLEGQVYLEPHPAE; from the coding sequence ATTGTTCCAGTGATCGTTCCGGTCACGCTTATCGGCCACTACGTGCGGCGCTTCGCGATCGCCTACCTCGAAGGCCAAGTCTATCTGGAGCCCCATCCCGCGGAGTGA
- a CDS encoding aromatic ring-hydroxylating dioxygenase subunit alpha, which translates to MFARNLWYCAGWDYELSQGRDALLARRLANEPIVLYRKPAGGIVAMEDRCPHRQAALHLGRKEGDALRCLYHGMKFGPDGMCVEIPGQRAIPARARVRTLPVVEKDNWIWVWMGDPARADPNLICFAVGPSDPNWNIKTGKLTVKANHRLEIANLMDLSHANWIHSKTLGGTRAWVDVKPTRTPTPLGVNSEAWFYSVPAPSFAQHLFPPDALFDWHVDVQMTLPCNFVIHFKVFTPGTATSGPSNGQMLLDSYSSQAVTPVDEDTCEYYFSWGASKATDAPGMSDMLFETVDAAFQEDAIVLEAQHRNLKERPDGNLVNIVHDAGPEMLLRLLDKRIEEEATEARQAASTRPSRLASAVS; encoded by the coding sequence ATGTTCGCCAGGAATCTGTGGTACTGCGCCGGATGGGATTACGAGCTGAGCCAGGGTCGCGACGCCCTCCTCGCGCGCCGCCTCGCCAATGAACCGATTGTGCTCTATCGCAAACCCGCCGGCGGCATCGTCGCTATGGAAGATCGCTGCCCGCATCGGCAGGCCGCATTGCATCTCGGACGCAAGGAAGGCGACGCGCTCCGCTGTCTCTATCACGGTATGAAATTTGGCCCCGACGGCATGTGCGTCGAGATTCCCGGCCAGCGCGCGATTCCCGCCCGCGCCCGCGTGCGCACCTTACCCGTGGTCGAGAAAGACAACTGGATTTGGGTCTGGATGGGCGATCCCGCGCGCGCCGATCCCAACCTGATCTGTTTCGCAGTCGGCCCCAGCGATCCGAACTGGAATATCAAAACCGGAAAACTTACGGTGAAGGCCAATCATCGGCTAGAAATCGCCAATCTGATGGATCTCAGCCACGCCAACTGGATCCACAGCAAAACCCTTGGCGGCACTCGCGCCTGGGTCGATGTAAAACCGACGCGCACGCCGACGCCACTCGGCGTCAACAGCGAGGCCTGGTTCTATAGTGTGCCGGCGCCGTCCTTTGCCCAGCATCTCTTTCCGCCCGACGCGCTGTTCGATTGGCACGTCGATGTGCAGATGACCTTGCCCTGCAACTTCGTGATTCATTTCAAGGTCTTCACGCCCGGCACCGCGACGTCCGGCCCGTCCAACGGCCAGATGCTCCTCGACAGCTATTCGTCGCAGGCGGTTACGCCCGTCGATGAGGATACCTGTGAGTACTACTTCAGCTGGGGTGCGAGCAAAGCGACCGACGCGCCCGGGATGAGCGACATGCTCTTCGAGACCGTGGACGCAGCGTTTCAAGAGGACGCTATCGTGCTCGAAGCGCAGCATCGGAACTTGAAGGAGCGGCCCGACGGCAATCTAGTGAATATCGTGCACGACGCCGGTCCCGAGATGCTGCTGCGATTGCTCGACAAGCGTATCGAAGAAGAAGCCACGGAAGCCCGGCAGGCCGCCTCGACGCGACCGAGCCGGCTCGCCTCAGCGGTGAGTTAA
- a CDS encoding LLM class F420-dependent oxidoreductase — translation MDIGYFALGIGPLTTPEWIRPVAMAAERLGYSSIWAPEHVVLIDKFSSKYPYSAGEFPMPTDVPFADPFTTLAFAAACTSRIKIATGICLVPEHNPLILAKTAATLDQLSGGRFILGTGIGWLAEEFQALGLSFERRAQRTREYIDVMRKLWSEPKSTHRGEFVSFPEVRSFPKPHNGRSIPVWFGGESGPALRRVGEYGDGWIGFRLMPDEAAVKIRQIEELLKAGGRKRSDVYLSVSPYNKPVTTDDMKRYRDAGADEVVHVVFDIPPTVAELTKRLERMAKEFVEPSMKL, via the coding sequence ATGGACATTGGCTATTTCGCACTGGGGATCGGACCGCTGACCACGCCTGAATGGATCAGGCCGGTCGCGATGGCCGCCGAGCGGCTCGGCTATTCGAGTATCTGGGCGCCCGAGCACGTCGTGCTGATCGATAAGTTCAGCTCGAAGTACCCCTACTCGGCCGGCGAGTTTCCGATGCCGACCGATGTGCCGTTCGCCGACCCGTTTACCACGCTGGCCTTTGCCGCGGCCTGCACCAGCCGGATCAAGATCGCCACCGGCATCTGCCTGGTACCCGAGCATAATCCGCTGATTCTCGCGAAGACCGCGGCCACGCTCGACCAGTTGAGTGGCGGCCGCTTTATTCTCGGCACTGGCATCGGCTGGCTGGCGGAGGAATTTCAGGCGCTGGGACTGTCGTTCGAGCGGCGCGCACAGCGGACCCGCGAATATATCGACGTGATGCGCAAGCTGTGGAGCGAGCCCAAAAGCACGCATCGCGGTGAGTTCGTCAGCTTCCCGGAAGTGCGCAGCTTTCCGAAGCCGCACAACGGCCGCAGTATTCCGGTCTGGTTCGGCGGGGAGAGCGGTCCGGCGCTGCGCCGCGTCGGCGAATACGGCGACGGCTGGATCGGCTTTCGCCTGATGCCGGACGAAGCCGCGGTGAAAATCCGCCAGATTGAGGAGCTTCTCAAGGCTGGCGGTCGCAAGCGCTCCGACGTCTATCTCTCGGTCTCGCCCTACAACAAGCCGGTGACCACCGACGACATGAAGCGCTACCGCGACGCGGGCGCTGACGAAGTGGTGCACGTGGTCTTCGATATTCCGCCCACCGTCGCGGAATTGACGAAACGCCTCGAACGCATGGCCAAGGAGTTCGTCGAGCCGTCGATGAAACTGTAG
- a CDS encoding acyl--CoA ligase gives MKTMNDLLATADPARVALIGVEPDRSLTYRQLSRQIDRLAEALAASGLEPGARAAIVLPNGPEFIVVFLAVLRARLTAAPYNGAQAAELATLWEDAGIRAVIAMTDDRASLETAARLNLPAWPLSVDSSGQVQLAVRSRGAATRKLSGSDPNPDDVALFLHTSGTTSKPKGVPLTHANLMASIENIAGGYRLTADDRTLLVMPLFHVHGLIGAALSTLYSGGTVVAPRRFSANAFWPLARSTGATWYSAVPTIHRTLLLRADSDAPSNSGFRFIRSCSAALAPAMLAQMEDRFQAPVLEAYGMTEAAHQIATNPLPPAPHKAGSVGLGGRVEVAILDDGGLPLPPEREGEVAIKGANVMGGYDRNPAANAAAFVNGWLRTGDRGKLDAEGYVSLVGRIKELINRGGEKVSPAEIDAVLLAHPAVAEAASFGVPDEKYGEEVSAAIVLKGSATAKDLQAFCRESLADFKVPKVLHIVAELPKTATGKVQRNVLTRTFTPA, from the coding sequence ATGAAGACCATGAACGATTTGCTTGCGACGGCCGATCCCGCGCGCGTCGCGTTAATTGGGGTCGAGCCCGATCGATCTCTGACTTACCGCCAGCTTAGCCGGCAAATCGACAGATTGGCTGAGGCGCTCGCGGCGAGCGGACTCGAGCCGGGCGCGCGGGCCGCAATTGTTCTGCCCAACGGCCCCGAATTCATCGTCGTTTTCCTCGCAGTCCTTCGCGCGCGTCTGACCGCGGCCCCGTACAACGGGGCGCAAGCCGCCGAGTTGGCGACGCTGTGGGAAGATGCCGGAATTCGCGCGGTGATCGCGATGACGGATGACCGCGCATCGCTCGAGACGGCCGCGCGGCTCAACCTTCCGGCCTGGCCGCTTTCCGTCGATTCGAGCGGGCAAGTGCAGCTTGCGGTCCGCTCGCGCGGTGCAGCGACGCGCAAGCTCTCGGGCTCTGACCCAAATCCCGACGATGTCGCGCTCTTTCTCCACACCAGCGGCACCACCAGCAAGCCCAAAGGCGTGCCGCTGACCCATGCCAATCTGATGGCCTCGATCGAGAATATCGCAGGCGGTTACCGGCTGACGGCCGACGATCGCACCCTGCTCGTGATGCCGCTGTTCCACGTCCATGGCCTGATCGGCGCCGCCCTCTCGACCTTGTACTCGGGTGGAACCGTGGTTGCGCCGAGGCGTTTCAGCGCCAACGCATTCTGGCCGCTAGCACGATCTACGGGCGCGACCTGGTACTCCGCCGTGCCGACGATTCATCGCACGCTGCTGCTCCGCGCTGACTCCGATGCACCGTCCAACAGTGGGTTCCGCTTCATCCGATCATGCTCGGCCGCGCTGGCGCCTGCCATGCTCGCGCAGATGGAGGATCGCTTCCAGGCCCCGGTGCTCGAAGCCTATGGCATGACCGAGGCGGCTCATCAGATTGCGACCAATCCACTCCCGCCGGCGCCGCACAAGGCCGGCAGCGTGGGTCTCGGCGGGCGCGTGGAAGTCGCGATCCTCGACGACGGCGGCCTGCCCCTGCCGCCGGAGCGCGAAGGCGAGGTCGCAATCAAAGGTGCCAATGTGATGGGCGGTTACGACCGCAATCCGGCCGCGAATGCCGCGGCTTTCGTCAACGGCTGGCTGCGCACCGGTGATCGCGGAAAGCTCGACGCGGAGGGCTACGTCAGCCTGGTTGGCCGGATTAAAGAGTTGATAAATCGCGGCGGCGAGAAGGTCTCGCCAGCGGAAATCGACGCGGTCCTGCTCGCGCATCCGGCCGTCGCCGAGGCCGCGAGCTTTGGCGTCCCCGACGAAAAGTACGGTGAGGAGGTGAGCGCCGCGATCGTGTTGAAAGGATCGGCGACAGCAAAAGACCTTCAGGCGTTTTGCCGCGAAAGCCTCGCCGATTTCAAAGTCCCGAAGGTGCTCCACATCGTCGCCGAGTTGCCCAAGACCGCGACCGGCAAAGTCCAGCGCAATGTCCTGACGCGAACCTTCACGCCCGCGTAG
- a CDS encoding CoA transferase has product MSAPKHMLEGFKVLDFTQFVAGPTVTKLMAEMGAEIVKIELAPGGDLCRNFPYVKDLRSAYFVQQNRGKLSLCLDIKSPAGRAIVRELVPKVDVLVQNYAPGVIGRMGFDYATVRELNPRIIMCSVSTFGQSGPLAPEPGYDFIGQSYAGVTSLSGEADGDYYPAALAIGDVSTGVHAYAAVATALLHRERTGQGQHLDISLLDSYFHYHDMAVQLVSASHGAMRVTRMGAQISTLSPAGIFKTKTGSIWIFAFQNNHWASLCELMGRPELIKDVRCLENSTRVANRDVVNGAIQNWLMTLAGVDAAVALLRKAHIAHAPVLTVEEAMQHPHLRERGTVRTVHDRIIGDFQVPGFPLRFSGFPESLALEAPFLGEHNRRVLSTYLGYGEAQIAKLEGEGVLHSASY; this is encoded by the coding sequence ATGAGCGCTCCCAAACATATGCTCGAAGGCTTCAAAGTCCTCGACTTCACGCAGTTCGTTGCTGGGCCGACGGTGACCAAATTGATGGCCGAGATGGGCGCCGAGATCGTCAAAATCGAACTCGCGCCGGGTGGCGACCTGTGCCGCAACTTCCCCTACGTCAAGGACCTGCGCAGCGCCTATTTCGTCCAGCAGAACCGCGGCAAGCTCAGCCTCTGTCTTGATATCAAGAGTCCAGCCGGACGCGCGATCGTGCGCGAGCTGGTACCTAAGGTTGACGTGCTGGTGCAGAACTACGCACCGGGTGTAATCGGACGCATGGGTTTCGACTACGCCACGGTGCGCGAGCTCAACCCGCGCATCATCATGTGCTCGGTCTCAACCTTTGGCCAAAGTGGACCGCTCGCGCCCGAACCCGGCTACGATTTTATCGGCCAATCTTACGCCGGGGTGACCTCGCTCAGCGGCGAGGCCGACGGCGACTATTATCCCGCGGCGCTGGCGATTGGCGACGTCTCGACCGGGGTGCACGCCTATGCCGCCGTGGCGACCGCATTGTTGCATCGTGAGCGCACCGGCCAGGGCCAGCATCTCGACATTTCACTGCTCGATTCCTACTTCCACTATCACGACATGGCGGTGCAGTTGGTCAGCGCCAGCCACGGCGCGATGCGGGTAACCCGAATGGGTGCGCAAATCAGTACGCTGTCGCCAGCCGGCATCTTCAAGACCAAAACCGGCTCGATCTGGATCTTCGCCTTCCAGAACAATCACTGGGCGAGTCTCTGCGAGCTGATGGGCCGGCCGGAACTGATCAAGGATGTGCGGTGCCTCGAAAACAGTACGCGCGTGGCCAATCGCGACGTCGTCAACGGCGCGATTCAAAACTGGCTGATGACGCTGGCGGGCGTCGACGCCGCCGTCGCACTCCTGCGCAAAGCGCATATCGCCCATGCTCCTGTGCTAACGGTCGAGGAGGCGATGCAGCATCCGCATCTGCGCGAGCGCGGCACCGTGCGCACGGTGCATGATCGGATCATCGGGGATTTTCAGGTGCCGGGCTTCCCTCTGCGCTTCTCGGGCTTTCCCGAGAGTCTCGCGCTCGAGGCGCCCTTTCTGGGCGAGCACAATCGCCGCGTGCTATCGACCTATCTGGGCTACGGCGAGGCGCAGATCGCGAAACTGGAAGGCGAGGGCGTCCTGCACAGCGCCTCGTACTAA
- a CDS encoding pentapeptide repeat-containing protein — translation MGCRFATANTKNRPKLSPDELADILKKRAELLKGDSFLDIKLFTDLRRANLCGAAMDGAVLTGAHLDGANLEGAYLTGAVLAGAHMEGALLVGAHLNDAYLINAYLIGAELGSADLTGAQLWAAHLNDADLRNADLTGANLASAHLEGAHLNNAHLNNADLSFANVADADFDFDVNSPPKAVPGLYTARNLQLVKFTEQPAGLVKLRGEFKDLGLRTQENQLTYAIRRSELSRRDPQQPGGPYVHSWSERTFNTLFFDWTCQYGISPGRPILIVAALAMMLSIVYIFAQIDPGPNAGIWAVWDEHSIKLAEGSKEPSN, via the coding sequence TTGGGATGCCGGTTTGCAACGGCAAATACCAAAAACCGTCCTAAACTTTCACCTGACGAACTGGCGGACATTTTAAAGAAGCGCGCCGAGTTGTTGAAAGGTGACAGCTTCCTAGATATTAAACTATTCACCGACCTTAGGAGAGCGAATCTTTGTGGCGCGGCGATGGATGGTGCCGTTCTGACGGGAGCGCACTTGGACGGTGCGAACTTGGAGGGTGCCTACCTAACCGGCGCGGTTCTAGCCGGCGCGCACATGGAAGGCGCGCTGCTGGTCGGCGCGCACCTGAACGATGCTTATTTGATCAATGCGTACTTGATCGGCGCGGAGCTGGGAAGCGCAGACCTGACCGGCGCACAGTTGTGGGCCGCGCACCTAAACGACGCAGACCTGCGTAACGCGGACCTGACTGGTGCGAATCTGGCATCTGCGCACCTGGAAGGCGCACATCTGAACAATGCACACCTGAACAACGCGGATCTGTCATTTGCGAATGTCGCCGATGCAGACTTCGACTTTGACGTAAATTCGCCGCCTAAGGCGGTTCCTGGCCTTTATACCGCCCGGAATCTGCAACTCGTCAAATTTACCGAACAACCGGCCGGGCTGGTTAAGCTGCGAGGCGAGTTCAAAGATCTGGGTTTGCGCACTCAAGAGAACCAGCTCACATACGCCATCAGACGCTCGGAATTAAGCCGAAGAGACCCACAACAACCAGGTGGACCCTACGTCCATAGCTGGTCCGAACGAACCTTCAATACCTTGTTTTTTGATTGGACTTGCCAGTACGGCATTTCGCCGGGACGTCCAATTTTGATAGTCGCCGCCTTGGCGATGATGCTGTCAATTGTTTATATATTTGCTCAAATCGATCCCGGACCGAACGCGGGCATCTGGGCAGTCTGGGACGAGCACAGCATCAAACTGGCTGAAGGGAGCAAAGAACCGAGCAACTGA
- a CDS encoding epoxide hydrolase, with the protein MQKEPFTIAVPDDVLTDLRERLARTRWPIDYNNENWAYGTNRAYLKELVDYWLDRYDWRKHEREINSFANYKTTIAGVPIHFIHEPGKGPKPIPLILSHGWPWTFWDLHKVIRPLCDPATFGGDPADAFDVVVPSLPGFCFSTPLTKPGINWWRTADLWVTLMREVLGYQKFAAEGGDWGALLTEQLGHKYPQHLIGIYLSLAIPMDFFTGGGLRESDYGPDDQAALARTRQAEPTIVSHVAVQTRDPQTLAYGMHDSPVALCAWLIERRRNWSDCGGNVERRYSKDELLTHVMLYWVTECFVTSVRYYYEARNDPWKPAHARTPVVEAPTAIGVFPRELLIPPRSWAERYYNLKRWTPMTAGGHFAPSEEPEQLVQDIRAFYRTLR; encoded by the coding sequence ATGCAAAAAGAGCCCTTTACGATCGCAGTGCCCGACGACGTCCTGACTGACCTGCGCGAGCGTCTGGCGCGGACCCGCTGGCCGATCGATTACAACAACGAGAACTGGGCTTACGGCACCAATCGCGCGTATCTGAAAGAACTCGTCGACTACTGGCTCGATCGCTACGACTGGCGCAAGCATGAGCGCGAGATCAATTCCTTCGCCAACTACAAGACGACTATCGCTGGCGTCCCGATCCATTTCATCCACGAGCCCGGCAAAGGGCCGAAGCCGATCCCGCTGATTCTCTCGCACGGATGGCCGTGGACCTTCTGGGATCTGCATAAGGTGATTCGGCCGCTATGCGATCCGGCCACTTTTGGCGGCGATCCCGCAGACGCCTTCGACGTCGTCGTGCCTTCCCTGCCGGGCTTCTGCTTCTCGACCCCGCTGACCAAGCCCGGCATCAACTGGTGGCGCACCGCGGACCTCTGGGTCACTTTGATGCGCGAAGTTTTGGGCTATCAGAAGTTCGCGGCCGAGGGCGGTGATTGGGGCGCACTGCTGACCGAGCAGCTCGGGCACAAATATCCGCAGCATCTGATCGGGATCTATCTGAGCCTCGCGATTCCGATGGATTTCTTTACCGGTGGCGGTCTGCGTGAAAGCGACTACGGTCCAGACGATCAGGCCGCGCTGGCGCGGACACGGCAAGCCGAACCGACGATCGTAAGCCATGTCGCGGTCCAGACCCGAGATCCGCAGACCCTGGCCTATGGGATGCACGATTCGCCGGTGGCGTTGTGCGCCTGGCTCATCGAACGGCGGCGCAACTGGAGCGATTGCGGCGGCAACGTCGAGCGGCGCTACAGCAAAGATGAGCTGCTCACGCATGTGATGCTCTACTGGGTGACCGAGTGTTTCGTCACCTCGGTGCGTTATTACTACGAGGCGCGCAACGATCCATGGAAACCGGCGCATGCACGCACCCCGGTGGTGGAAGCGCCGACGGCGATCGGAGTCTTCCCACGCGAATTGCTGATCCCGCCGCGCAGTTGGGCGGAACGCTACTACAATCTCAAGCGCTGGACGCCGATGACCGCAGGCGGGCACTTCGCGCCGAGCGAGGAGCCTGAACAACTGGTGCAGGACATCCGCGCCTTCTACCGCACGCTCCGCTAG
- a CDS encoding G1 family glutamic endopeptidase — MKTIICTIGAALLLALTILSGYQPARAGQAVVGRKHMPIDVARDFNGDALRTIDNQMQSNNWSGYALPKFETKVHYTAAQSTWVVPGAISQGIDSFSSNWVGIGGYCKSAKCRHADAKLIQLGTESDSFAGGGSQYYAWYEMLPAFSIVISTLPVNPGDVMTASLNCAGKCKGKQSWTLAMTDETTGGSWSQTFTYKASKLSAEWIEEAPTGFSGILPLADFGTAIFSFSTANSATANLATGDSVVMFNPSGQNSNVSVPNSTLDGFSACWGFGNTLTPCSPTS, encoded by the coding sequence TTGAAAACGATCATCTGTACAATCGGCGCCGCGCTGTTACTGGCTCTGACGATCCTGAGCGGTTATCAACCGGCGCGCGCCGGCCAGGCCGTGGTTGGTCGCAAACATATGCCGATCGACGTCGCTCGCGATTTCAACGGCGACGCGCTGCGTACGATCGATAATCAGATGCAGAGCAACAACTGGTCGGGCTATGCGCTGCCGAAATTCGAGACCAAGGTGCACTACACGGCGGCGCAATCGACCTGGGTGGTTCCGGGGGCGATTTCTCAGGGGATTGATAGCTTTTCATCGAACTGGGTCGGGATCGGCGGTTACTGCAAAAGCGCGAAATGCCGGCACGCCGACGCCAAGCTGATTCAGCTCGGCACCGAGTCAGACTCGTTCGCCGGCGGCGGCAGCCAATATTATGCGTGGTACGAGATGCTGCCGGCTTTTTCGATCGTCATCAGCACGCTGCCGGTGAATCCCGGCGATGTCATGACTGCCTCGCTGAATTGCGCCGGTAAGTGCAAGGGCAAGCAATCGTGGACGCTCGCGATGACCGACGAAACCACCGGTGGCAGTTGGAGCCAGACCTTCACGTACAAGGCCTCGAAACTCTCCGCGGAATGGATCGAAGAGGCGCCGACGGGATTCAGCGGGATCCTGCCGCTGGCGGACTTCGGCACGGCGATTTTCAGCTTCTCGACTGCCAATAGCGCCACCGCCAATCTCGCCACCGGCGACAGCGTCGTCATGTTCAATCCCAGCGGGCAGAACTCGAATGTATCCGTTCCTAATTCGACCTTGGACGGCTTCAGCGCCTGTTGGGGATTCGGCAATACGCTGACGCCTTGTTCTCCGACGAGCTGA
- a CDS encoding CmcJ/NvfI family oxidoreductase, which translates to MAVKSNLFEAVLNYAGNDGGFCRRTLPIYDARAVAQLALDREGFVLEHRATAVRNFYDPDEVRAVYYPGVEQLLREVMGAAMACAFEHDVRRAEPAAASGQAAREPVRVVHDDYTEKSAPERVRLYLPDKVDGLLKRRFAVVNVWRPLRGPVRDTPLAVCDAQTLAPQDLVPTSEGVKHEVYLFKFRPAHRWFYFPEMQPDEAILLKCFDSIRDGRARFTAHTAIDLPLTQPPPPPRESIEVRALVFF; encoded by the coding sequence GTGGCGGTCAAATCTAATCTGTTCGAGGCGGTGTTAAATTACGCCGGCAATGATGGCGGGTTCTGTCGCCGGACTTTGCCGATCTACGACGCCCGCGCCGTCGCGCAGTTGGCGCTCGATCGCGAAGGCTTCGTGTTGGAGCACCGCGCGACCGCCGTCCGCAACTTCTACGATCCTGACGAGGTTCGCGCAGTCTACTACCCCGGGGTCGAGCAATTGCTCCGAGAGGTTATGGGGGCCGCGATGGCCTGCGCCTTCGAACACGACGTGCGCCGCGCCGAGCCTGCGGCGGCGAGCGGTCAGGCCGCGCGCGAACCGGTGCGCGTCGTCCATGATGACTACACCGAAAAGTCGGCGCCGGAGCGCGTTCGCCTGTACCTGCCCGACAAAGTTGATGGCCTGCTCAAGCGCCGCTTCGCGGTGGTCAATGTCTGGCGGCCGCTCCGCGGTCCGGTGCGGGATACGCCGCTCGCAGTCTGCGATGCGCAGACCCTCGCGCCGCAGGATCTCGTGCCGACGTCAGAGGGCGTCAAGCACGAAGTCTATCTGTTCAAATTCCGCCCGGCCCATCGATGGTTCTACTTCCCCGAGATGCAACCCGACGAAGCGATCCTGCTCAAGTGCTTCGATTCAATCAGAGACGGCCGCGCGCGCTTTACCGCGCATACCGCCATCGATCTACCACTAACTCAGCCGCCACCGCCACCGCGCGAAAGTATCGAGGTGCGCGCGCTGGTTTTCTTCTGA
- a CDS encoding EthD domain-containing protein, giving the protein MSRAEFQNYWRETHGPLVARHSVTLNILRYVQLHTLDDPVNDALAAARGGMEPPYDGVAELWWTTREALAGSFGNAAGKAAASELLEDEKRFIDLANSPMWLAYEYPQVNPTPEDLVAREHSPLVKLFFCLRHPSNQSLAQAQLYWRTNHGPIIRGVASAMRMRRYLQVHRCEDDLEQQLRVSRGTRVAPYDGHAEAWFDRADLATLAASAEAKRAMEIAVADETNFIDFRNSAMWIGKERVFIDRR; this is encoded by the coding sequence ATGTCGCGCGCGGAGTTCCAGAATTACTGGCGCGAGACTCATGGTCCGCTGGTCGCCCGCCACTCGGTCACGCTGAACATCCTGCGCTATGTCCAGCTCCACACGCTCGATGATCCTGTAAACGACGCGCTGGCCGCAGCGCGCGGCGGCATGGAACCGCCGTACGATGGCGTCGCCGAGCTTTGGTGGACCACTCGCGAGGCTCTGGCGGGGAGCTTCGGCAATGCTGCGGGTAAGGCCGCGGCCTCGGAATTGCTCGAAGACGAAAAGCGCTTTATCGACCTTGCGAATTCGCCGATGTGGCTGGCGTACGAATATCCGCAGGTCAATCCGACGCCGGAAGATTTGGTCGCGCGCGAGCATAGTCCGCTGGTGAAGCTGTTTTTTTGTCTGCGCCATCCATCCAATCAGAGCTTGGCGCAGGCGCAGCTCTACTGGCGGACCAATCACGGGCCGATTATCCGCGGCGTGGCGTCCGCCATGCGCATGCGGCGCTATCTGCAAGTCCATCGCTGCGAAGATGATCTCGAACAGCAACTACGGGTCAGCCGCGGAACTCGCGTCGCGCCCTACGACGGCCACGCCGAGGCGTGGTTTGATCGCGCCGATCTGGCGACGCTCGCGGCTTCCGCAGAGGCGAAACGCGCCATGGAGATTGCAGTCGCGGACGAGACTAATTTTATCGATTTTCGGAACTCCGCGATGTGGATCGGGAAGGAGCGCGTCTTTATCGATCGCAGATGA
- a CDS encoding LLM class F420-dependent oxidoreductase, which produces MKIGLFAIGTGKMAGGGLLKEVAAHAEKVGIATLWVPEHVVLLEQYASKYPYSPDGALPAQTNAPIFDPFISLAMMAAATSTIRLATGICLVPEHNPLVLGKVVATLDFLSGGRVVLGVGIGWLEEEFQAIGIPWERRADRTRECIAAMRKLWGEQISEYRGDFVNFSNVRSYPKPASGANVPIFFGGESGPALRRVAEYGTGWVGFNLTPDEAAAKIRRIEELLKANGRKRSDVELAVSPYTKKITADDLKRYRDAGVDEVVLVNLRPPRAAEESKKDLDQIARDWVEPAARL; this is translated from the coding sequence ATGAAGATCGGATTATTTGCGATAGGAACGGGAAAGATGGCGGGTGGCGGCCTGCTCAAGGAAGTTGCGGCGCACGCGGAAAAGGTTGGAATCGCGACGCTATGGGTTCCCGAACACGTCGTTTTGCTTGAGCAGTATGCCTCAAAATATCCCTACTCGCCCGACGGCGCGCTGCCCGCGCAGACCAACGCGCCGATCTTCGATCCCTTTATCTCGCTCGCGATGATGGCCGCGGCGACCTCGACGATTCGTCTCGCCACCGGCATCTGCCTGGTGCCGGAGCATAATCCGCTGGTGCTGGGAAAAGTCGTTGCGACGCTCGATTTCCTTAGCGGTGGACGGGTGGTGCTGGGCGTCGGGATCGGCTGGCTCGAAGAGGAATTTCAGGCAATCGGAATTCCGTGGGAGCGGCGCGCCGATCGCACGCGCGAGTGTATCGCGGCGATGCGCAAATTGTGGGGCGAGCAAATCAGCGAATATCGCGGCGATTTCGTCAACTTCAGCAACGTCCGCAGTTACCCCAAGCCGGCAAGCGGCGCCAACGTCCCGATTTTCTTCGGCGGAGAGAGCGGTCCGGCGCTGCGCCGCGTCGCCGAATACGGCACCGGCTGGGTGGGCTTCAATCTCACGCCGGACGAGGCCGCGGCAAAAATCCGGCGCATCGAGGAGCTGCTCAAGGCCAACGGACGCAAGCGCTCCGACGTCGAGTTGGCAGTTTCGCCCTACACCAAGAAGATCACCGCCGATGATCTCAAGCGCTATCGCGACGCGGGCGTCGATGAAGTAGTGCTGGTGAATTTGCGGCCGCCGCGCGCCGCCGAGGAAAGCAAAAAAGATCTCGATCAGATCGCGCGCGACTGGGTTGAGCCCGCCGCGCGGCTTTAG